One window from the genome of Sporosarcina sp. 6E9 encodes:
- a CDS encoding signal peptidase I: MKLFTRIINALLALAIICTLIAAVGSAITKKPVLLSVIRSNSMYPVWERGDMVIIKNINEKDVIQNGDIVFFKTEEGSLADKGWIAHRVMDGNESIGFITKGDANNYTDQNDGTGLIDREWIAAKAFTIGDTPIVIPKLGHLSLLVEKYQGSSFLLPAIALILAALIGIGELKSSRIRKKRENGIELQFIYILGGLTIVVIMGATMLASGQKMNVIYEVSEQGHGVLMGSEVGILQVGDEVSQPLSELKNGGFFPLIGSITTKDKQIMASHKNIKLSQGQQLETTYTVTAQKPGAYKSSIQVGLFYPFLPTTFIHFLAQKSYWLALIVVSFIPGLPLIIYPMIDGKMRRGMLKFFRKKKRKLRSALPF, from the coding sequence ATGAAACTATTTACTAGAATAATAAATGCGTTGCTAGCACTTGCTATCATATGTACGTTAATTGCCGCAGTTGGTTCAGCAATCACAAAAAAACCAGTCTTACTTAGTGTCATTCGTTCAAATAGTATGTACCCCGTTTGGGAACGCGGCGATATGGTGATTATAAAAAATATAAACGAAAAAGATGTCATACAAAATGGGGATATTGTCTTTTTTAAAACGGAAGAAGGTAGTCTTGCCGACAAAGGATGGATTGCACACCGAGTAATGGATGGAAATGAAAGTATAGGTTTCATAACAAAAGGTGATGCAAATAACTATACAGATCAAAATGATGGTACTGGTTTAATTGATCGTGAGTGGATTGCTGCCAAGGCTTTTACCATTGGCGATACCCCAATAGTGATTCCAAAACTAGGGCATCTATCATTATTAGTGGAAAAATATCAAGGTAGCTCATTTTTATTACCTGCGATTGCCTTAATTCTAGCTGCCTTAATCGGTATTGGAGAATTAAAGTCTTCACGAATACGAAAAAAGAGAGAAAACGGAATTGAATTGCAGTTTATTTATATATTAGGTGGCTTAACAATTGTCGTTATTATGGGGGCCACTATGCTCGCTTCGGGACAAAAGATGAATGTGATTTATGAAGTCTCCGAGCAAGGACACGGTGTTCTAATGGGAAGCGAAGTTGGGATATTACAAGTAGGAGATGAGGTTTCACAACCATTATCGGAACTTAAAAATGGCGGGTTCTTTCCATTAATCGGATCCATAACAACGAAAGATAAACAGATTATGGCCAGCCATAAAAATATAAAACTATCACAAGGCCAGCAACTAGAAACAACTTATACAGTAACCGCACAAAAGCCAGGTGCTTATAAATCATCTATACAAGTAGGATTGTTTTATCCATTTTTGCCAACTACATTCATCCATTTCCTTGCACAAAAAAGTTATTGGCTAGCGCTTATAGTGGTTTCCTTCATACCTGGATTGCCATTAATTATATACCCAATGATTGATGGAAAGATGAGAAGGGGAATGTTAAAGTTTTTTAGAAAGAAAAAAAGAAAACTCCGAAGTGCTTTACCGTTTTGA
- a CDS encoding PadR family transcriptional regulator — MKWERFLFWIDLTHWNIDNGFHVNYYYVIRYIVWHNSVGGVSMEYTGGPMTEAMYYVLLTLMNPSHGYGLMNEIKEVSNGRIEMGPGTLYGVLTRLQKEGLIALKKDDGRRKIYTITAEGEYALRHEYGRLKALLKDGDILEEGDTNG, encoded by the coding sequence ATGAAATGGGAACGTTTTTTATTTTGGATAGATTTAACTCATTGGAATATTGACAATGGATTTCATGTGAATTACTATTATGTCATACGGTATATCGTGTGGCATAATAGCGTTGGAGGTGTATCAATGGAATACACAGGTGGCCCGATGACGGAGGCAATGTACTATGTGTTATTAACACTGATGAATCCAAGTCATGGATATGGGCTGATGAATGAAATTAAGGAAGTTTCGAATGGTCGAATAGAAATGGGCCCTGGTACGCTTTACGGAGTACTTACACGTTTGCAAAAAGAAGGGCTTATTGCTTTAAAGAAGGATGACGGCAGAAGAAAAATATATACGATTACAGCGGAGGGGGAATATGCGCTTCGTCATGAATATGGCCGTCTAAAAGCATTGCTGAAAGACGGAGACATCTTGGAAGAAGGTGATACGAATGGCTAA